From Rhizobium tumorigenes, the proteins below share one genomic window:
- a CDS encoding carbohydrate ABC transporter permease — protein MTSQFSKGRTPPLSMRLSRMLEPYLYTAPSVLLIIALILVPLALGVSYAFQDVQILNPFSGGYIGLQHFKEILGDKIFYGALFNTIWWTAASVALQFVFGLFLALLLDKPFFGRGLAQALIFLPWAVPSLLMGLTWAWLFNPVVGPLPHWMSALGLLSQPKNILSDPATAMWGPIIANVWGGIPFFAITLLAALQSIPRDLYEAAAIDGASPIQRFFSITVPFLAPTILITVLLRTIWVANFADLIVVMTNGGPADHTQILSSYIFTIAFKQLDFGYASAVAVVLVLLLFIYAALIMVLRKSLLKGH, from the coding sequence ATGACGTCCCAGTTCTCGAAGGGTCGAACGCCGCCATTGTCCATGCGGCTGAGCCGTATGCTAGAGCCATATCTCTACACCGCACCGTCGGTGTTGCTGATTATCGCGCTCATCCTGGTTCCTCTCGCCCTCGGCGTTTCCTACGCCTTTCAGGACGTGCAGATCCTCAACCCGTTTTCCGGCGGCTACATAGGGCTCCAGCATTTTAAGGAAATCCTTGGAGACAAGATCTTCTATGGTGCCCTGTTCAATACCATCTGGTGGACGGCGGCCTCCGTCGCTCTTCAATTTGTGTTCGGACTCTTTCTGGCGCTTCTGCTCGACAAGCCGTTTTTTGGCCGCGGCCTTGCCCAAGCCCTGATTTTTCTGCCTTGGGCCGTCCCGTCATTGCTGATGGGGCTGACCTGGGCGTGGCTTTTTAATCCAGTGGTAGGCCCGTTGCCGCACTGGATGAGCGCGCTTGGTCTGCTGTCGCAACCGAAGAACATCCTCTCCGACCCGGCGACCGCAATGTGGGGACCGATCATCGCCAACGTTTGGGGCGGGATACCGTTCTTCGCGATAACTTTGCTTGCCGCCCTCCAGTCCATTCCTCGCGATCTCTATGAGGCCGCCGCCATCGATGGGGCCTCGCCGATCCAGAGATTTTTCTCGATCACCGTTCCATTCCTGGCGCCGACGATCTTGATCACAGTGCTTCTTCGGACGATCTGGGTCGCCAACTTCGCCGATCTGATCGTCGTCATGACGAATGGCGGACCGGCTGACCACACACAGATCCTCTCGAGCTACATCTTCACCATCGCTTTCAAGCAGCTGGATTTTGGCTACGCCTCAGCTGTCGCGGTCGTCTTGGTGCTGCTGCTGTTCATCTACGCCGCGCTGATCATGGTGTTGCGGAAGAGCTTGTTGAAAGGTCACTGA
- a CDS encoding glycoside hydrolase family 5 protein → MQLQPLTVRGASFRDSAGREALLRGVNLGGDCKFPYPYGGTNHPSDFSDHRTVSFIGRPFPLEDADEHLGRLRHWGFNVLRLLTTWEAVEHEGPGIYDEAYLDYFTALCRKAGEYGMYVFVDFHEDAWSRMTGGSGAPGWVFEAVGLDFTKFHPAGLSHVMQLKYDYALGGRQDSYPQMTWGSNHRLSPGGIMWTLFFTGRLFTPDFLIDGVNVQDFLQSHYIGAMKAVAARVADLPNVLGFDTLNEPVPGWIGKQISYRHLRPSADNPSNPRIGLALSPLDNLLAAQGIPVSVPRILRDPGTGAFSVGDEEIINPDGVSIWLPGKACPFEAAGAYTVKDGKVTAIDEDFFCGSKIRPVTAAEDAYAPLFHGVAKAIQAFNPSWALFAELEPYSIYVGGPFPKAMPSHAVNASHWYDSSTLYTKSFNAEQAYDFTTGQMLYGREAIKASYVKQMQDIADLSKTLGPDGAPTLIGEFGIPFDLDGAAAYQAWEKGDRSSAPWQQHIDALTLTYEAFDELKLHGTLWNYTASNRNALEIGDGWNQEDLSIYSVDQRENPEDPNSGGRAVEGFCRPFVRFAQGNLIRLSFAADHRVFHAEIKVNGDIEADSEIYLPRLHFGNQPIIETNGPSASVVYDSATQCALIRAAHGLLEIRVKPETNL, encoded by the coding sequence ATGCAGCTCCAGCCTCTTACAGTCCGCGGCGCCTCTTTTCGCGACAGCGCAGGCCGAGAAGCTCTGTTAAGGGGCGTCAATCTTGGTGGCGATTGCAAATTCCCCTACCCCTACGGCGGCACCAATCACCCGTCAGATTTTTCCGACCATCGGACTGTCAGCTTCATTGGTCGGCCTTTTCCTCTGGAGGACGCCGACGAGCATCTTGGCAGATTGAGGCACTGGGGGTTCAACGTGCTCCGCCTGCTGACCACATGGGAAGCGGTGGAGCATGAAGGGCCGGGCATCTATGACGAGGCCTATCTGGATTATTTCACGGCCCTTTGCCGCAAGGCCGGAGAATACGGAATGTATGTCTTTGTCGACTTTCACGAAGATGCGTGGAGCCGCATGACGGGCGGAAGTGGCGCTCCAGGATGGGTCTTTGAGGCTGTCGGACTTGACTTTACCAAGTTCCACCCGGCGGGCCTCTCGCACGTTATGCAGCTGAAATATGACTATGCTCTGGGCGGTCGACAGGACAGTTATCCCCAGATGACCTGGGGCTCCAACCATCGGCTTTCGCCCGGTGGCATCATGTGGACCCTGTTCTTCACGGGACGGCTCTTTACGCCGGACTTTCTGATCGACGGCGTCAACGTGCAGGATTTCCTGCAGTCGCACTACATCGGCGCCATGAAGGCGGTCGCAGCGCGGGTCGCCGACCTCCCGAACGTGCTAGGCTTCGACACGTTGAACGAGCCCGTGCCCGGCTGGATCGGCAAGCAGATTAGCTATCGCCATTTGCGGCCCAGTGCCGACAATCCCTCCAACCCGCGCATTGGCCTTGCTCTGTCGCCACTCGACAATCTGCTGGCCGCCCAGGGAATTCCGGTATCGGTGCCGCGCATCCTGCGCGATCCCGGCACAGGTGCGTTTTCGGTCGGCGATGAGGAGATCATCAATCCCGACGGCGTATCGATCTGGCTGCCGGGAAAAGCCTGCCCGTTCGAGGCTGCCGGCGCCTATACGGTGAAAGATGGCAAGGTTACCGCGATCGATGAAGATTTCTTCTGCGGTAGCAAGATCCGCCCGGTGACTGCCGCCGAAGACGCCTATGCACCGCTTTTCCACGGGGTTGCAAAGGCCATACAGGCCTTCAATCCGTCGTGGGCATTGTTTGCCGAACTAGAGCCATACAGCATCTATGTCGGCGGTCCCTTCCCTAAGGCCATGCCATCGCATGCAGTAAATGCCAGCCACTGGTACGACAGCTCGACGCTGTACACCAAGAGCTTCAATGCCGAACAGGCTTACGATTTCACCACTGGCCAGATGCTTTACGGCCGTGAAGCCATCAAGGCCAGCTACGTGAAGCAGATGCAGGACATTGCCGATCTATCCAAGACGTTAGGGCCTGATGGCGCTCCGACGCTCATTGGCGAATTCGGTATCCCGTTTGACCTCGATGGCGCGGCCGCATACCAAGCTTGGGAAAAAGGCGATCGAAGCAGCGCTCCCTGGCAGCAGCACATCGATGCATTGACGCTGACATATGAAGCGTTTGATGAACTGAAGCTGCATGGCACGCTGTGGAACTATACGGCGTCGAATCGCAACGCCTTGGAGATCGGCGATGGCTGGAACCAAGAGGATCTTTCGATCTACTCAGTTGACCAACGCGAAAATCCCGAGGATCCGAACTCGGGCGGGCGGGCCGTCGAGGGTTTTTGCCGCCCCTTCGTGCGCTTTGCGCAGGGAAACCTGATCCGACTGTCGTTCGCCGCCGACCATCGTGTTTTCCATGCGGAGATCAAGGTCAACGGTGACATCGAGGCGGACAGCGAAATATATCTTCCGCGGCTCCATTTCGGCAACCAGCCCATCATCGAAACGAACGGCCCGTCGGCAAGCGTCGTCTACGACAGCGCGACACAATGCGCACTGATCCGCGCTGCGCACGGATTGCTGGAAATCCGGGTGAAGCCCGAAACCAACTTGTAA
- a CDS encoding carbohydrate ABC transporter permease: MKTPKLVLTLLHRLALLPYLVFALFPIYWLIKVSITPTDLLYSEGVRLWPSRATFEHYAYVLTNSDFPIFFKNSLIVSLGTAFVVTVLASLAGYAMSRFTFRGKAAMLALMLLTQMFPLAMLIAPIFKMYSTLGLTNSLFGLIIVYSAFNIPFATFLMQSFFDGVPQDLEEAAMIDGATRFTAFRHIILPLTLPGIAATLGFVFTAAWSELLLALMLISQGSVSTFPVGLLTFVSKFSVDFGQMMAASVMALVPVGIFFFAIQRFLVQGLTAGAVKG; this comes from the coding sequence ATGAAGACACCGAAGCTCGTTCTCACCCTTCTACACAGGCTAGCGCTCCTGCCGTATCTGGTCTTTGCCTTGTTTCCCATCTACTGGCTGATCAAGGTCTCGATCACGCCGACCGATCTCCTTTATTCCGAAGGCGTTCGGTTGTGGCCCTCTCGGGCAACGTTCGAGCACTACGCCTATGTGCTGACCAACAGCGATTTCCCGATCTTCTTCAAAAACAGCCTTATCGTATCGCTGGGGACGGCATTTGTGGTTACCGTCCTGGCGTCACTTGCGGGCTACGCCATGTCGCGCTTCACCTTTCGAGGCAAAGCCGCCATGCTCGCCCTGATGCTGCTGACCCAGATGTTTCCCCTGGCTATGCTGATTGCGCCGATCTTCAAGATGTATTCGACGCTAGGCCTAACCAACAGTCTTTTCGGCCTTATCATCGTCTACAGCGCTTTCAACATTCCCTTCGCCACCTTCCTGATGCAGTCCTTCTTCGACGGCGTGCCGCAGGATCTGGAGGAAGCCGCGATGATTGATGGTGCGACGCGCTTCACAGCATTCCGTCACATCATCCTGCCGCTAACCTTGCCGGGAATTGCCGCGACCCTGGGCTTCGTCTTCACGGCTGCCTGGAGCGAGTTGCTGCTCGCCCTGATGCTCATCTCGCAAGGGTCGGTATCGACATTCCCGGTCGGCCTGCTGACCTTCGTGTCAAAGTTCTCGGTAGACTTCGGCCAGATGATGGCTGCCTCCGTGATGGCGCTCGTTCCGGTCGGGATCTTCTTCTTCGCCATCCAACGCTTCCTCGTCCAGGGCCTTACCGCAGGCGCCGTCAAAGGCTGA
- a CDS encoding ABC transporter substrate-binding protein yields MKRLILVAAMSLMASTAFADTKLKIVEVLTSPERTVTLKSIVSKFEAANPGTTVEITSLPWSEAFQKFATMVSAGDVPDIVEMPDNWLSLYANNGQLESLEPYLAKWQYTSDLTEQALALGRDVKNTAYTLPYGLYLRAMFYNKKLFAQAGVSEPPKTMDEFLDVSKKIVEKTGKSGYCLRGGPGGLNGWMMFGASNAGSSDFFTKDGVSTLNDAGWKKGLNFLVDYYKKGLAPKDSVNWGFNEVVAGFYSGTCAMLDQDPDALIAIADRMKPEDFGVTSMPKGSDGKAFPTIGYVGWSMMAKSENKYLAWKLLSTLEGPEGNMEWNKRVGTLPVLKSAQKDPFYASPQFKGWFDELADPNMTPMRMPTYLQEFAYFKDVLTLKTSQQALLGEISGDAMADQWADYMTKAQKKFLSSK; encoded by the coding sequence ATGAAACGGTTAATTCTTGTGGCCGCAATGTCGTTGATGGCCAGCACCGCGTTCGCGGATACGAAGCTCAAGATCGTTGAAGTCCTGACAAGTCCGGAACGGACCGTCACATTGAAGTCCATCGTCTCGAAGTTCGAGGCGGCCAACCCGGGAACGACAGTCGAGATCACCTCGCTGCCCTGGAGCGAAGCATTCCAGAAGTTCGCCACCATGGTTTCGGCAGGCGACGTGCCGGACATCGTCGAAATGCCTGACAATTGGCTGTCGCTTTACGCAAACAACGGCCAGCTCGAGAGCCTTGAGCCATATCTTGCCAAGTGGCAGTACACGTCCGATCTCACCGAACAGGCGCTTGCACTGGGCCGCGATGTCAAGAACACCGCGTACACGCTGCCATACGGCCTCTATCTGCGGGCGATGTTCTACAACAAGAAGCTTTTCGCTCAGGCGGGTGTGAGCGAGCCGCCGAAGACCATGGATGAGTTCCTCGACGTCTCCAAGAAGATTGTCGAGAAGACCGGCAAGTCCGGCTATTGCCTGCGTGGCGGTCCTGGCGGCCTCAACGGCTGGATGATGTTCGGTGCCTCCAACGCCGGCTCATCCGATTTCTTCACGAAGGATGGCGTCTCGACGCTGAATGATGCAGGCTGGAAGAAGGGCCTGAATTTCCTCGTCGATTACTACAAGAAGGGTCTTGCTCCGAAGGACAGCGTCAATTGGGGTTTCAACGAGGTCGTCGCCGGCTTCTATTCCGGCACCTGCGCGATGCTGGACCAGGATCCGGATGCTCTGATTGCAATCGCGGATCGCATGAAGCCCGAGGACTTCGGCGTGACTTCCATGCCAAAGGGTTCAGACGGCAAGGCTTTCCCGACGATCGGTTACGTCGGCTGGTCGATGATGGCCAAAAGCGAGAACAAGTATCTCGCCTGGAAGCTGCTCTCCACGCTTGAAGGCCCAGAGGGCAACATGGAGTGGAACAAGCGGGTCGGCACTCTGCCCGTTTTGAAGTCGGCCCAGAAGGATCCCTTCTATGCTTCGCCCCAGTTCAAGGGCTGGTTCGACGAGCTTGCCGACCCGAACATGACGCCGATGCGGATGCCGACGTATTTGCAGGAGTTTGCCTACTTCAAGGACGTGCTGACGCTCAAGACGTCGCAGCAGGCCTTGCTTGGCGAGATTTCTGGTGATGCCATGGCAGATCAGTGGGCGGACTACATGACCAAAGCCCAGAAAAAGTTCCTGTCCAGTAAATAA
- a CDS encoding glycerate kinase type-2 family protein translates to MKKIRNSEEVCSRGDVASRRIVLEIADRTLDRLDSYKRMRAIMRMEGSVLHIGAASWDLSKKRHVYLFGAGKACNHMAMAVDHVLGDHLTKGIAIVKVAEEADRFHRTEVYIGGHPLPNEEGHRASRKIIEIVDQAGPDDLFICVISGGSSALMSCPIDGISLQDEIDATDVLLKSGAGIYEINAVRRHISALNGGMLAKRIQDVGAELIGFGISDAVGNPATADISVPYAAYKSTPIGPDATTLDDARATINNRNLADRLPKTIVNHLMNAGPEAETPKAFPDNTYFLLNTLPDSCIYAKEICDEMGIPAMIVSSFLEGEARDAGTFFAAMAREIQTYGNPIKAPCVLLSSGEVTTLIEDSSLIRGHGGPGQEMAVSFAITAAKTQGACLLSIDSEGTDGTTTVAGGIADSTTLGTAAAKGVNLFHSLREHSCFEALEPLSSAVFTGNTGTNLCDLTIMYVPEAKGQN, encoded by the coding sequence ATGAAAAAAATCAGGAACTCTGAGGAGGTATGTTCGCGAGGTGACGTCGCCTCAAGGCGGATCGTCCTCGAGATCGCCGACCGAACACTGGATCGGCTCGACAGCTACAAGCGCATGCGGGCGATCATGCGCATGGAGGGCAGTGTCCTCCACATCGGCGCCGCCTCGTGGGACCTTTCTAAAAAGCGGCACGTCTATCTATTCGGTGCCGGCAAGGCTTGCAATCACATGGCCATGGCCGTCGATCATGTACTCGGCGACCACCTGACCAAGGGAATCGCGATTGTCAAAGTCGCGGAAGAGGCAGACCGCTTTCATCGCACCGAAGTTTATATCGGCGGCCACCCGCTGCCCAACGAAGAGGGTCACCGGGCATCGCGCAAGATCATCGAGATCGTTGACCAGGCCGGGCCTGACGACCTCTTCATCTGCGTCATCAGCGGCGGAAGCTCCGCATTGATGTCCTGCCCGATCGATGGCATTTCGCTGCAGGACGAGATCGATGCCACCGATGTTCTTCTGAAATCGGGCGCCGGAATCTATGAGATCAATGCTGTTCGCCGTCACATATCAGCGCTGAACGGCGGCATGCTTGCCAAGCGCATCCAGGACGTCGGCGCCGAACTTATTGGTTTCGGTATCAGCGATGCGGTCGGCAATCCGGCGACGGCCGACATATCGGTCCCCTACGCCGCCTACAAGAGCACGCCGATCGGACCGGATGCGACGACGCTGGACGACGCCCGCGCCACCATCAACAACCGCAATCTGGCCGATCGCCTGCCGAAAACGATCGTCAATCATCTGATGAATGCCGGGCCGGAAGCAGAGACGCCCAAGGCGTTTCCGGACAACACCTATTTCCTGCTGAACACGCTCCCCGATTCCTGCATCTACGCCAAGGAAATCTGCGACGAGATGGGCATTCCGGCGATGATCGTCTCGTCCTTCCTGGAAGGCGAGGCACGCGATGCCGGAACCTTCTTTGCCGCGATGGCGCGCGAAATCCAGACCTATGGCAATCCGATCAAGGCGCCATGCGTGTTGCTGAGTTCAGGCGAGGTGACGACGCTGATCGAAGACAGCTCGCTGATCCGAGGCCATGGTGGCCCCGGCCAGGAGATGGCCGTCAGCTTCGCCATCACCGCGGCGAAGACGCAGGGCGCCTGCCTCCTGTCCATCGACAGCGAGGGCACGGATGGCACGACGACGGTGGCCGGCGGGATTGCTGATTCGACCACACTGGGCACCGCGGCGGCCAAAGGCGTCAACCTCTTCCACAGTCTTCGCGAGCACAGCTGCTTCGAAGCCCTGGAGCCGCTCTCGTCGGCCGTCTTCACCGGCAATACCGGCACCAACCTGTGCGATCTCACGATCATGTACGTTCCGGAAGCAAAGGGTCAGAACTAA
- a CDS encoding ABC transporter ATP-binding protein, with the protein MSSITIDAVRKSYGHHTVLHEVNLSIENGEFIVLVGPSGCGKSTLLRMIAGLEDVSDGEIRIGGTRVNDLAPKNRNIAMVFQSYALYPHMSVADNMSYSLKLRKRPKAAITAAISGAAEVLGLTALLDRRPKALSGGQRQRVAMGRAIVRDPAAFLFDEPLSNLDARLREQMRSEIKRLHKELKATSVYVTHDQIEAMTLADRIVAMNEGRVQQVGSPLDLYRRPANLFVASFIGSPGMNFIDATYSSNDGACVVLKDGTALPIQKPLPLPAGSKLTVGIRPESVILDPEASREVDVDLVEPTGLGFILHLKLHDVPFKIFTQDEMVLAAPSKLRVRLPAAHLHFFGEDGQRID; encoded by the coding sequence ATGTCATCCATAACCATCGATGCCGTCCGCAAGTCGTACGGCCACCACACTGTCCTTCATGAAGTCAACCTTTCCATAGAGAATGGCGAGTTCATCGTGCTTGTCGGTCCCTCCGGGTGCGGCAAGTCCACCTTGTTGCGGATGATCGCCGGGCTGGAGGATGTTTCCGATGGCGAGATCAGGATCGGCGGTACGCGCGTCAACGATCTTGCGCCCAAGAACCGGAACATCGCCATGGTATTCCAGTCTTACGCGCTCTACCCGCATATGTCCGTCGCTGACAACATGAGCTACAGTCTCAAGCTGCGCAAACGTCCAAAGGCAGCGATCACCGCAGCTATCAGCGGTGCGGCCGAGGTCCTTGGCCTGACGGCACTGCTGGATCGCCGTCCCAAGGCGCTGTCCGGCGGCCAGAGACAGCGCGTTGCCATGGGACGGGCGATCGTTCGCGATCCGGCGGCCTTTCTTTTCGACGAACCGCTCTCGAATCTCGATGCCCGCCTGCGCGAACAGATGCGATCGGAAATCAAGCGCCTTCACAAGGAGTTGAAGGCAACGTCCGTCTACGTCACCCATGACCAGATCGAGGCAATGACGCTGGCCGATCGCATCGTGGCGATGAACGAGGGCAGGGTGCAGCAGGTCGGCAGCCCTCTCGATCTTTACCGGCGGCCCGCTAACCTGTTCGTCGCCAGCTTCATCGGATCGCCAGGCATGAATTTCATAGACGCGACCTACTCGTCGAATGACGGCGCTTGCGTCGTCCTCAAGGACGGAACAGCGCTGCCAATTCAAAAGCCATTGCCGCTCCCGGCCGGCTCTAAACTCACGGTCGGCATCCGGCCTGAAAGCGTTATCCTCGACCCTGAGGCCAGCCGCGAGGTGGATGTTGATCTTGTTGAACCGACCGGCCTCGGTTTCATCCTTCACCTGAAGCTCCACGATGTGCCGTTCAAAATCTTCACACAGGACGAGATGGTCCTGGCAGCACCGTCCAAGCTGCGCGTCAGACTGCCGGCAGCGCATCTTCATTTCTTCGGAGAGGATGGTCAGCGTATCGACTAG